One Halobacterium zhouii genomic region harbors:
- a CDS encoding ATP-NAD kinase family protein, which translates to MRTVGVVVNPIAGMGGRVGLKGTDGKAAEARERGAEPRAPERATAALTALRERAPETELLAYGGVMGADEAREAGFDPEVIGQPSGDDTSAADTRRAVREFADRGVNLILFVGGDGTATDVAEALDAAETERATDIPVLGVPAGVKVYSAVFAVTPEAAGRVAADFDATEAREVSDIDEDAYRGGEVRTTLRGVVEVPVASDLQSAKQTHAGSVEGLAAGVVDDIETGVTYVLGPGGTLGAITDALGVDGSPLGVDVYRDGELVVQDGSEDEILSALGDENVVFVSPIGGQGFVFGRGNHQISPAVIERSDVRVVASASKLDDVGALRVDTGDQAVDESLRGWTRVKTGRFEERMMKVV; encoded by the coding sequence ATGCGAACCGTCGGCGTCGTCGTGAACCCTATCGCGGGCATGGGCGGGCGGGTCGGCCTGAAGGGAACCGATGGGAAGGCCGCCGAAGCCAGGGAGCGAGGAGCAGAACCCCGCGCTCCGGAGCGCGCAACGGCAGCGCTCACCGCGCTCCGGGAGCGAGCGCCGGAGACGGAACTGCTCGCGTACGGCGGTGTGATGGGGGCAGACGAGGCCAGGGAAGCCGGATTCGACCCCGAGGTCATCGGACAGCCCTCGGGGGACGACACGTCCGCGGCGGACACCCGGCGCGCGGTCCGCGAGTTCGCGGACCGTGGCGTCAACCTGATTCTGTTCGTCGGCGGCGACGGCACCGCGACGGACGTCGCCGAGGCCCTCGACGCGGCGGAAACCGAGCGGGCGACGGACATCCCTGTTCTCGGTGTCCCCGCGGGTGTGAAGGTGTACTCTGCGGTGTTCGCGGTGACCCCGGAAGCCGCGGGTCGGGTCGCCGCGGACTTCGACGCGACCGAGGCGCGCGAGGTCAGCGACATCGACGAGGACGCCTACCGTGGCGGGGAAGTGCGGACCACCCTCCGCGGCGTCGTCGAGGTACCGGTGGCGTCGGACCTTCAGTCCGCGAAACAGACCCACGCCGGGAGCGTGGAGGGACTCGCCGCGGGGGTCGTCGACGACATCGAAACGGGCGTGACGTACGTACTCGGGCCGGGCGGAACGCTCGGCGCAATCACGGACGCGCTCGGAGTCGACGGGTCACCGCTCGGCGTCGACGTCTACCGGGACGGAGAACTCGTCGTCCAGGACGGCAGCGAGGACGAGATTCTGTCGGCGCTCGGCGACGAGAACGTCGTGTTCGTCTCCCCCATCGGCGGACAGGGGTTCGTGTTCGGCCGCGGTAACCACCAGATATCGCCCGCGGTCATCGAGCGAAGCGACGTCCGGGTTGTCGCCTCGGCCAGTAAACTCGACGACGTCGGCGCGCTGCGAGTCGACACCGGCGACCAGGCGGTCGACGAGTCACTGCGCGGGTGGACGCGCGTCAAGACTGGCCGTTTCGAAGAACGGATGATGAAGGTCGTCTGA
- a CDS encoding DUF5786 family protein, which yields MGFGSYDESEQEDQNTEIDEDAAVNVHENDHDGDANFEPGASSDELIDQLESMKSDE from the coding sequence ATGGGTTTTGGTAGCTACGACGAGTCCGAGCAGGAGGACCAGAACACCGAGATCGACGAAGACGCCGCCGTCAACGTCCACGAGAACGACCACGACGGCGACGCCAACTTCGAACCGGGCGCGAGCAGCGACGAACTCATCGACCAGCTCGAGTCGATGAAATCCGACGAGTAA
- a CDS encoding phosphate uptake regulator PhoU: METRKVQRLGPSTLAMTLPAEWAREQNVEKGDEVTVRESGKGPLTVTPESAHGEDSEATIHAENFGADAVERAIVGQYVLGRRIIHVESEDALDSQHINAVYQAETQLMGLGVVEETPERITIRCSVDPEDFDLDNLLERLENTGSTMRGEAVKALAHGNADLAQRALNRERQANKIFVLCLRLIFTAFQNPTLARAVGLDDGFPLVGYRSVAKNLELTADNAEDIAEIVLETDGHSLDVEQATMRRIREFTDQVDEITAKAVEAVVTRNYDATIEARELFAEIGDREGDILADLPELENEDLLEVREVLVSLQQTAQYAMRNAEIAANLALNEQSDHTTLN, from the coding sequence ATGGAGACGCGAAAGGTCCAGCGCCTCGGTCCGTCGACGCTGGCGATGACGCTGCCCGCGGAGTGGGCGCGAGAACAGAACGTCGAGAAGGGCGACGAGGTCACCGTCCGCGAGAGCGGGAAGGGGCCACTGACGGTCACTCCGGAGTCCGCACACGGCGAGGACTCGGAGGCGACCATCCACGCAGAAAACTTCGGTGCTGACGCCGTCGAACGCGCCATCGTCGGGCAGTACGTGCTCGGTCGACGCATCATCCACGTCGAGAGCGAGGACGCACTCGACTCCCAGCACATCAACGCGGTCTACCAGGCCGAGACCCAGCTCATGGGACTCGGCGTCGTCGAGGAGACGCCCGAGCGCATCACCATCCGGTGCAGCGTCGACCCCGAGGACTTCGACCTGGACAACCTGCTGGAGCGCCTCGAGAACACAGGATCGACGATGCGCGGCGAGGCGGTCAAGGCGCTCGCGCACGGCAACGCCGACCTCGCCCAGCGCGCGCTCAACCGCGAGCGGCAGGCGAACAAGATATTCGTGCTCTGCCTGCGCCTCATCTTCACGGCGTTCCAGAACCCGACGCTCGCGCGCGCCGTCGGTCTCGACGACGGCTTCCCGCTGGTGGGTTACCGGAGCGTCGCGAAGAACCTCGAACTCACCGCGGACAACGCCGAGGACATCGCCGAGATCGTCTTGGAGACCGACGGCCACTCGCTGGACGTCGAGCAGGCGACGATGCGCCGCATCCGCGAGTTCACCGACCAGGTCGACGAGATCACCGCGAAAGCCGTCGAGGCCGTCGTCACCCGGAACTACGACGCCACCATCGAGGCCCGCGAGTTGTTCGCGGAGATCGGCGACCGCGAGGGCGACATCCTCGCGGACCTCCCGGAACTCGAGAACGAGGACCTGCTCGAGGTTCGTGAGGTCCTCGTCAGCCTCCAGCAGACCGCCCAGTACGCCATGCGGAACGCCGAAATCGCGGCGAATCTGGCGCTCAACGAGCAGTCCGACCACACCACGCTGAACTGA
- a CDS encoding antibiotic biosynthesis monooxygenase translates to MGKTHVADFDAWRENFDQNDSLRTEHGQRGYQIFRSSDDPEDVVVLFEWDDRENARKLFESDEMRGRLADAGVEGQPELSYFEQVS, encoded by the coding sequence ATGGGCAAAACACACGTAGCGGACTTCGACGCGTGGAGAGAGAACTTCGACCAAAACGACTCCCTCCGAACGGAACACGGACAGCGAGGCTACCAGATTTTCCGGTCGTCGGACGACCCCGAGGACGTGGTCGTCCTCTTCGAGTGGGACGACCGTGAGAACGCCCGGAAGCTGTTCGAGTCTGACGAGATGCGCGGACGACTGGCGGACGCGGGCGTGGAGGGGCAACCAGAACTGTCCTACTTCGAGCAGGTCAGCTAG
- a CDS encoding DUF7528 family protein has translation MSREHAAELRDVVGDALARREEFFRTACEHREDGSFVVERRGADSTGNSTVFDSFAEAQQLFDRLPASFDADALSSSGITGSRRHMLVRHFAEHPAFPCTLASRNPLQAEKASTDGS, from the coding sequence CTGTCCCGCGAACACGCCGCGGAACTCCGCGACGTAGTCGGGGACGCCCTGGCGCGTCGGGAGGAGTTCTTCCGCACCGCCTGCGAGCACCGCGAAGATGGTAGTTTCGTCGTCGAACGGCGCGGTGCGGACTCCACGGGCAACTCGACGGTTTTCGACAGCTTCGCCGAAGCGCAGCAACTGTTTGACCGCCTGCCCGCGTCGTTCGACGCCGACGCCCTGTCGTCGTCGGGCATCACGGGGTCACGTCGCCACATGCTGGTGCGACACTTCGCCGAGCATCCGGCGTTTCCGTGTACGCTGGCGTCACGAAATCCACTGCAGGCCGAGAAGGCCAGCACGGACGGAAGCTGA
- a CDS encoding LEA type 2 family protein, which yields MDVRALLLGSTLRVAVTSILGVGLVVSGAFFAGILGVPSVATIDNEFGAVNESRTAIQTDLVVHNPNPIGVRLGDLTVEYAVAMNGIEMASGAKHGIGIGTGNSTVNLTTDLQNERIPDWWASHVKNGERTNLTITATAHSGLLGRSATFQPAPKTIRTDVISQFNSSEDRPVNAGVPLVEDPIMVIEETNASWGTVTKSETPIQMEFDVYNPKTAPVAVTNVGYNITMNGVLVGQGEVSQTESIPGHTRRTIETPTVIDNERLDEWWVSHLRNNQTTELRIDFYAEVEPPGTTEPVRVPLRELTYTRTIETDIFGSKAAGDASSDGTENSTGDGQSTTTDESTTTAEETTTSDTTTQETTTSDTTTQETTTSDTTTTTDDGVLARRS from the coding sequence ATGGACGTGCGCGCACTCCTGCTCGGTAGCACTCTTCGCGTCGCCGTGACGTCGATACTCGGCGTCGGCCTCGTCGTCAGTGGCGCGTTCTTCGCGGGCATCCTCGGCGTGCCGAGCGTCGCGACCATCGACAACGAATTCGGCGCGGTGAACGAGAGCCGGACCGCCATCCAGACAGACCTCGTGGTCCACAACCCGAACCCAATCGGGGTTCGGCTGGGTGACCTCACCGTCGAGTACGCGGTGGCGATGAACGGCATCGAGATGGCATCCGGAGCGAAACACGGCATCGGCATCGGCACCGGGAACTCGACGGTGAACCTCACCACCGACCTCCAGAACGAACGAATCCCGGACTGGTGGGCGAGCCACGTGAAAAACGGTGAGCGAACGAACCTCACCATCACGGCGACGGCGCACTCCGGACTGCTCGGTCGCTCGGCGACGTTCCAGCCCGCACCGAAAACAATCCGGACGGACGTCATCAGCCAGTTCAATTCGAGCGAGGACCGTCCGGTGAACGCGGGTGTCCCGCTCGTCGAGGACCCCATAATGGTCATCGAGGAGACCAACGCCTCGTGGGGCACCGTGACCAAAAGCGAGACGCCCATCCAGATGGAGTTCGACGTCTACAACCCGAAGACGGCGCCGGTTGCGGTCACGAACGTCGGCTACAACATCACGATGAACGGCGTGCTCGTCGGCCAGGGAGAGGTCTCCCAGACGGAGTCGATTCCGGGCCACACCAGGCGGACCATCGAGACGCCGACAGTCATCGACAACGAACGCCTCGACGAGTGGTGGGTAAGCCACCTCCGGAACAACCAGACGACGGAGTTGCGCATCGACTTCTACGCGGAGGTGGAACCCCCCGGGACGACCGAACCCGTTCGCGTGCCGCTTCGCGAGTTGACGTACACGCGCACCATCGAAACAGACATCTTCGGGTCGAAGGCGGCGGGCGACGCGTCGAGCGACGGCACCGAGAACTCGACCGGCGACGGCCAGTCGACGACCACGGACGAATCGACGACTACAGCCGAAGAAACCACGACTAGCGACACGACCACCCAGGAGACCACGACTAGCGACACGACCACCCAGGAGACAACGACCAGCGACACGACAACGACGACCGACGACGGCGTCCTCGCGAGACGAAGTTGA
- a CDS encoding DUF7525 family protein, with translation MATGSAQETDMGVGIGLALGLLTVAAGVYAFVAQGQFETALGFGAAVTLAVLCVGAIHVWS, from the coding sequence ATGGCGACTGGCTCCGCACAGGAGACGGACATGGGCGTCGGCATCGGTCTCGCACTCGGACTACTGACGGTTGCGGCGGGCGTCTACGCGTTCGTCGCGCAAGGCCAGTTCGAGACGGCGCTCGGATTCGGGGCGGCGGTGACGCTCGCGGTACTCTGCGTCGGCGCGATCCACGTCTGGTCGTAG
- a CDS encoding DUF7123 family protein, protein MSDYTDEERRILDHLRESVERGERYFRAKNIAKHLGLSSKQVGVRLPELAEKTEDVDIEKWSRSKSTTWRVEPT, encoded by the coding sequence ATGAGCGACTACACCGACGAGGAACGACGCATCCTCGACCACTTGCGCGAGAGCGTAGAGCGCGGTGAGCGCTACTTCCGCGCGAAGAACATCGCGAAGCACCTCGGACTCTCCTCCAAGCAAGTCGGTGTACGACTGCCGGAACTCGCGGAGAAGACGGAAGACGTGGATATCGAGAAGTGGAGTCGGTCGAAGTCCACGACGTGGCGCGTCGAACCGACGTAA
- a CDS encoding CoxG family protein, which yields MTVRVERAFELSTPPEDVWAFISDPEKRASAISVVDSYERDGDVTTWHVRLPIPVVRSTVSVETREVERDPPTHVKFVGKSRVFHVTGEHTIEETDSGSRLVNEFVVEGAVPGVESFFERNLDDELDNLERALETEDESAGEE from the coding sequence ATGACCGTTCGGGTCGAGCGAGCGTTCGAGTTGTCCACTCCCCCCGAGGACGTCTGGGCGTTCATCTCGGACCCGGAGAAGCGCGCGAGCGCCATCAGCGTCGTCGATAGCTACGAACGCGACGGCGACGTGACGACGTGGCACGTCCGCCTCCCGATTCCAGTCGTCCGGAGCACCGTCTCCGTAGAAACCCGGGAGGTCGAACGCGACCCGCCGACGCACGTCAAGTTCGTCGGGAAGTCGAGAGTCTTTCACGTCACCGGCGAGCACACCATCGAGGAGACGGACTCCGGGTCGCGACTCGTCAACGAGTTCGTCGTGGAGGGCGCCGTTCCGGGCGTCGAATCCTTCTTCGAGCGCAACCTCGACGACGAACTCGACAACTTAGAGCGTGCCCTGGAGACCGAAGACGAGTCCGCGGGTGAGGAGTGA
- a CDS encoding nitrilase-related carbon-nitrogen hydrolase, translated as MRLALAQLYVEEASVDANTERALDAIAAAADRGADLVCLPELFNVGFFAFDAYQRSAEALHGSTLTAVSDAAVEHDVAVLAGSIVEDLGASMEEPSGGTADISKPADSGLANTSVLFDADGERRLVYRKHHLFGYESAEARLLTSGETLPTADLLGFTVGVTTCYDLRFPELYRDLIDSGVDLVLVPSAWPYPRVEHWQVLPRARAIENLAYVAAVNGSGEFEDAELLGRSTVYDPWGNVLASTDDRPDLVFADVDPDRVDSVREEFPALGDRR; from the coding sequence GTGCGCCTCGCGCTCGCCCAACTCTACGTCGAGGAAGCTAGCGTGGACGCGAACACGGAGCGCGCCCTCGACGCCATCGCGGCGGCCGCCGACCGCGGCGCGGACCTGGTCTGTCTCCCGGAACTGTTCAACGTCGGCTTCTTCGCGTTCGACGCCTACCAGCGCTCCGCCGAAGCGCTCCACGGGTCGACGCTCACTGCCGTCAGCGACGCGGCCGTCGAACACGACGTCGCGGTGCTCGCGGGAAGCATCGTCGAGGACCTGGGTGCGTCTATGGAAGAACCGTCTGGCGGGACAGCCGACATCAGCAAGCCCGCCGACAGCGGACTCGCGAACACGAGCGTGCTGTTCGACGCCGACGGCGAACGCCGCCTCGTCTACCGAAAACACCACCTGTTCGGGTACGAGTCCGCTGAAGCGAGACTGCTAACGTCGGGCGAAACGCTGCCCACTGCGGACCTCCTCGGGTTCACCGTCGGCGTCACGACGTGCTACGACCTGCGCTTCCCGGAACTCTACCGAGACCTCATCGACTCGGGTGTCGACCTCGTGCTCGTCCCCTCCGCGTGGCCCTATCCCCGCGTCGAGCACTGGCAGGTGCTGCCACGCGCCCGCGCCATCGAGAATCTCGCGTACGTCGCCGCGGTGAACGGCAGCGGCGAGTTCGAGGATGCGGAACTGCTCGGGCGCTCGACGGTGTACGACCCGTGGGGGAACGTCCTCGCCAGCACCGACGACCGCCCTGACCTGGTGTTCGCCGACGTCGATCCGGACCGCGTCGACAGCGTCCGCGAGGAGTTCCCCGCGCTCGGGGATCGTCGCTGA
- a CDS encoding NUDIX domain-containing protein, with translation MNQPPEHCPYCGDPVGPVEGAESGVVDTPMIYRCESCDDYVFYNPTPGGSAVVVDGDSLLLVEDFRTSGEWKLPSGRMNLGESPREGVARELEEETGLAVDAEDLTCFYDEAGEPVPEQYMVGIDYAVSRSKTTGTVEAASDATDARFFTPEEFAASDHSIKETHVDRFGEDSLPWLLEESKRAIELREKMDEQRN, from the coding sequence ATGAACCAGCCACCCGAGCACTGTCCGTACTGCGGCGACCCGGTCGGCCCCGTCGAGGGTGCCGAGTCCGGCGTCGTCGACACCCCGATGATCTACCGGTGTGAATCGTGTGACGACTACGTGTTCTACAACCCCACACCCGGTGGCAGCGCCGTCGTGGTGGACGGCGACAGCCTACTCCTCGTGGAGGACTTCCGCACGTCGGGCGAGTGGAAACTCCCGTCCGGTCGGATGAACCTTGGCGAGAGCCCACGGGAGGGTGTCGCGCGCGAACTCGAGGAGGAGACCGGTCTCGCCGTCGACGCCGAGGACCTCACCTGCTTCTACGACGAGGCCGGGGAACCGGTGCCCGAGCAGTACATGGTCGGCATCGACTACGCAGTCTCGCGCTCGAAGACGACCGGCACCGTCGAAGCCGCCTCGGACGCGACGGACGCCCGATTCTTCACGCCCGAGGAGTTCGCAGCGTCCGACCACTCGATAAAAGAGACGCACGTCGACCGGTTCGGCGAGGACAGTCTGCCGTGGCTACTCGAGGAGTCGAAACGCGCCATCGAACTGCGCGAGAAGATGGACGAACAGCGGAACTGA
- a CDS encoding aldehyde dehydrogenase family protein, whose amino-acid sequence MTTYEHYIDGEWVEGDGSETFESKNPATGETLGEFHRGTESDVREATAVADEAEEEWQALSHIDRAEYLWDIYQELKDRHQELGEIVTKECGKEISEGKADVAEAWHMVEWAAGDARHPKGDVVPSEIPSKDAYMRRKPRGVVGCITPWNFPVAIPFWHMAVALVEGNTVVWKPAEQTPWCGQIIAEMFEDADIPDGVFNMVQGFGDAGAAIVDDERVDTVLFTGSAEVGQEVAQEVAQQPGKLAACEMGGKNGIVVTEEADLDIAVHSAVMSSFKTTGQRCVSSERLIVHEDVYDEFKERFVDVAQDVAVGDPLDEGTFMGPAIEPEHVDKISNYNDLAREEGVNVLVDRTELDDSEIPEGHEDGNWVGPFVYEADYSPDLRCIKEEVFGPHVALIEYSGDIERAVDIHNDTPYGLAGAVISENYRQINYFRDNAEVGLAYGNLPCIGAEVHLPFGGVKKSGNGYPSAREVIEAVTERTAWTLNNSKDIEMAQGLSADIKTQDE is encoded by the coding sequence ATGACCACCTACGAACACTACATCGACGGCGAGTGGGTCGAGGGTGACGGCAGCGAGACCTTCGAGTCGAAGAACCCCGCGACCGGCGAGACGCTGGGTGAATTCCACCGCGGCACCGAGTCGGACGTCCGTGAAGCGACGGCGGTCGCCGACGAAGCCGAGGAAGAGTGGCAGGCGCTCTCACACATCGACCGCGCCGAGTATCTCTGGGACATCTACCAGGAACTCAAGGACCGCCACCAGGAGCTCGGCGAGATCGTCACCAAGGAGTGTGGCAAGGAGATCAGCGAGGGGAAGGCCGACGTCGCGGAGGCCTGGCACATGGTCGAGTGGGCGGCCGGCGACGCCCGCCACCCGAAGGGCGACGTCGTCCCCTCGGAGATCCCGAGCAAGGACGCCTACATGCGCCGCAAACCCCGCGGCGTCGTGGGCTGTATCACGCCGTGGAACTTCCCGGTCGCCATCCCGTTCTGGCACATGGCGGTCGCGCTCGTCGAGGGCAACACGGTCGTCTGGAAGCCCGCCGAGCAGACGCCGTGGTGTGGCCAGATCATCGCGGAGATGTTCGAGGACGCCGACATCCCGGACGGCGTCTTCAACATGGTGCAGGGCTTCGGTGACGCGGGCGCGGCCATCGTGGACGACGAGCGCGTCGACACCGTGCTGTTCACGGGGTCCGCGGAGGTCGGCCAGGAAGTCGCCCAGGAGGTTGCCCAGCAGCCGGGCAAACTCGCGGCCTGCGAGATGGGCGGGAAGAACGGCATCGTCGTCACGGAGGAGGCGGACCTCGACATCGCCGTCCACTCCGCCGTGATGAGTTCGTTCAAGACGACCGGACAGCGCTGTGTCTCCAGTGAGCGCCTCATCGTCCACGAGGACGTCTACGACGAGTTCAAGGAGCGCTTCGTCGACGTCGCACAGGACGTCGCGGTCGGCGACCCGCTCGACGAGGGCACGTTCATGGGTCCCGCCATCGAGCCAGAGCACGTCGACAAGATATCGAACTACAACGACCTCGCGCGCGAGGAGGGCGTGAACGTGCTCGTCGACCGCACGGAACTCGACGACAGTGAGATTCCCGAGGGCCACGAGGACGGCAACTGGGTCGGCCCGTTCGTCTACGAGGCCGACTACTCGCCCGACCTGCGCTGCATCAAGGAGGAGGTGTTCGGCCCACACGTCGCGCTCATCGAGTACTCCGGTGACATCGAGCGCGCGGTCGACATCCACAACGACACGCCGTACGGTCTCGCCGGCGCCGTCATCAGCGAGAACTACCGCCAGATCAACTACTTCCGCGACAACGCGGAGGTCGGCCTCGCCTACGGCAACCTGCCGTGTATCGGCGCTGAGGTTCACCTGCCGTTCGGCGGCGTGAAGAAGTCCGGAAACGGCTACCCGAGCGCCCGCGAGGTCATCGAGGCCGTCACGGAGCGCACCGCGTGGACGCTGAACAACTCAAAGGACATCGAGATGGCTCAGGGGCTGTCGGCGGACATCAAGACCCAGGACGAGTAA
- a CDS encoding RIO1 family regulatory kinase/ATPase has protein sequence MSIRRFVRGTVPWDQLEAVASEVGERYGQEAVRVEFLDADNWLSTPCVMNERWFVKVVTGQNALVHALFTGARNLGAFSSGTEGFFEPFDGPVEMAEHELEATRKLRALGLNAPRPVEAFEVDGLGVLVLEYLPEFEPLDALPPDEVESHLPELFEALAVMHANGVAHGDLRGENVLVYEGDLYFIDATNVAEDGLAGARAYDLASALAALEPLVGEKAVVEAALEHYDPGGEQSRTRSENATALLEAEDFLSFVQVRPDHTFDATALNGEIEKAASADEHASR, from the coding sequence GTGAGCATCCGTCGGTTCGTCCGCGGGACAGTTCCCTGGGACCAACTCGAGGCCGTCGCCAGCGAGGTCGGAGAGCGCTACGGCCAGGAGGCGGTCCGTGTGGAGTTCCTCGACGCGGACAACTGGCTGTCGACGCCGTGCGTGATGAACGAACGGTGGTTCGTGAAGGTCGTCACCGGGCAGAACGCGCTCGTCCACGCGCTGTTCACGGGCGCCCGAAACCTCGGCGCGTTCTCCAGTGGCACCGAGGGCTTCTTCGAGCCATTCGACGGCCCCGTGGAGATGGCCGAGCACGAACTCGAAGCAACCCGAAAACTCCGTGCTCTCGGCCTGAACGCGCCCCGCCCCGTGGAGGCATTCGAGGTCGACGGGCTCGGCGTGCTCGTCCTGGAGTATCTGCCGGAGTTCGAACCGCTCGACGCGCTCCCCCCAGACGAGGTCGAATCCCACCTCCCGGAACTGTTCGAGGCGCTCGCCGTGATGCACGCGAACGGCGTGGCCCACGGCGACCTGCGCGGCGAGAACGTCCTCGTCTACGAGGGAGACCTCTACTTCATCGACGCGACGAACGTCGCCGAGGACGGCCTCGCCGGGGCGCGAGCGTACGACCTCGCGTCCGCGCTCGCGGCACTCGAACCGCTCGTCGGCGAGAAGGCCGTCGTGGAGGCCGCTCTGGAGCACTACGACCCCGGGGGCGAGCAGTCGCGGACGCGCTCGGAGAACGCGACCGCGCTCCTCGAGGCCGAGGACTTCCTGAGTTTCGTCCAGGTTCGCCCGGACCACACGTTCGACGCCACCGCGTTGAACGGCGAGATAGAGAAGGCGGCGAGCGCCGACGAGCACGCCTCCCGGTAG
- a CDS encoding acyl-CoA dehydrogenase family protein, with translation MDFDLPDEHRMIRDTVREFSEAEIEPIAWDIEEEHRFPEEIFDELADLDVMGVPISEEYGGLGGDQLMYALVTEELGRVSGSIGLSYAAHISLASKPIELFGTEEQKEKWLRPLAEGEYLGSWALTEPGSGSDASDMDTTAEKEGDEYVLNGTKQFITNASVAGSVLVKAVTDPDAGYDGISTFIVDPRNDDGFEVTTEWDKMGLNASPTCEIQFSDCRIPEDRLLGEEGEGWEQTKKTLDGGRISIAALSTGLAQGAYEAAHDYALEREQFGQPIAKFDAIRNKLVSMHRKTERARLLTHRAASKYDDGESVARESALAKLDASEAAREVAEDAVQTLGGYGYTTDFAPQRFFRDAKLMEIGEGTSEIQHLVIGRELGL, from the coding sequence ATGGACTTCGACCTTCCCGACGAACACCGGATGATTCGGGACACCGTCAGGGAGTTCAGCGAGGCGGAGATCGAACCCATCGCGTGGGACATCGAGGAGGAACACCGCTTCCCCGAGGAAATCTTCGACGAACTCGCTGACCTCGACGTGATGGGCGTCCCCATCAGCGAAGAGTACGGCGGCCTCGGCGGCGACCAACTGATGTACGCGCTCGTCACAGAGGAACTCGGCCGCGTCTCCGGATCCATCGGCCTCTCGTACGCCGCGCACATCTCGCTCGCGTCGAAACCGATCGAGCTGTTCGGCACCGAAGAGCAAAAAGAGAAGTGGCTCCGCCCGCTCGCGGAGGGCGAGTATCTCGGGTCGTGGGCGCTCACCGAACCCGGCAGCGGGAGCGACGCCAGCGACATGGACACCACCGCCGAGAAGGAAGGCGACGAGTACGTGCTCAACGGCACCAAGCAGTTCATCACGAACGCATCGGTCGCCGGCAGCGTGCTCGTGAAAGCCGTCACAGACCCCGACGCGGGATACGACGGCATCTCGACGTTCATCGTCGACCCACGGAACGACGACGGCTTCGAGGTCACCACGGAGTGGGACAAGATGGGGCTGAACGCCTCCCCGACCTGCGAGATCCAGTTCTCGGACTGCCGGATTCCCGAGGACCGACTGCTCGGCGAGGAGGGAGAGGGCTGGGAGCAGACGAAGAAGACCCTCGACGGCGGCCGCATCTCGATCGCCGCGCTCTCCACCGGTCTCGCGCAGGGCGCCTACGAGGCCGCCCACGACTACGCGCTCGAACGCGAGCAGTTCGGCCAGCCCATCGCGAAGTTCGACGCCATCCGGAACAAACTCGTCTCGATGCATCGGAAGACCGAGCGCGCCCGCCTCCTCACCCACAGGGCTGCGTCGAAGTACGACGACGGCGAGAGCGTCGCCCGAGAGTCCGCGCTCGCCAAACTCGACGCCAGCGAGGCCGCCCGCGAGGTCGCCGAGGACGCCGTCCAGACGCTCGGCGGCTACGGCTACACCACGGACTTCGCGCCTCAGCGGTTCTTCCGGGACGCGAAACTCATGGAAATCGGCGAGGGTACCAGCGAGATCCAGCACCTCGTCATCGGCCGCGAACTCGGACTCTGA
- a CDS encoding adenylyltransferase/cytidyltransferase family protein — translation MTRATAEDTSRVVAQGTFDLIHPGHVHYLEDAAEMGEELHVIVARRENVTHKQPPLLPDRQRRDVVAALDVVDEARVGHPSDIFAPIEEIEPSVIALGYDQHHDADAIEDALAERGVDCEVRRASSREKNYEGELLSTGNIIDRILDERC, via the coding sequence ATGACACGCGCGACAGCGGAGGACACGAGTCGCGTCGTCGCGCAGGGGACCTTCGACCTCATCCACCCGGGGCACGTCCACTACCTCGAGGACGCTGCCGAGATGGGCGAGGAGTTACACGTCATCGTGGCGCGACGCGAGAACGTCACGCACAAGCAACCGCCGCTGCTGCCGGACCGCCAGCGGCGGGACGTGGTCGCCGCCCTCGACGTGGTGGACGAGGCGCGCGTCGGCCACCCCTCCGACATCTTCGCGCCCATCGAGGAGATAGAGCCGTCGGTCATCGCGCTGGGCTACGACCAGCACCACGACGCCGACGCCATCGAGGACGCGCTCGCGGAGCGCGGCGTCGACTGCGAGGTGCGGCGGGCGTCGTCCCGCGAGAAGAACTACGAGGGCGAACTGCTTTCGACGGGGAACATCATCGACCGGATTCTCGACGAACGCTGCTAA